The segment ACATCAGCGCGCTCGCGACACTGCGCACGGACACCACCTTCGACACCCGGTACGCCGACTACACCGCCGTCATCGAGCACGGCTTCGCCGTCACCGGCGCGCTCACCGGCCTCCAGGACACCGAGGTCACCTCCGAGGCCCGCGTCGTCCTCGAACTCTCCCGCGCCCGCGAGGCCATCGCCCGCGAGGACGCGGTGCTCGGCGCCGCCCGCGCCGAGGGGACGCTCACCAAGAAGCAGTACGGCGTCTTCGTCGGCGCCGTAGCCACCCAGCGGCTGCTCCTGCAGCCAGCCATTGCCGACCTGCACGCCGCCGACCGGACGACGTACGACGCGATCGTGTCCGGCGCCGACTTCAAGAACCTGCGGTCGGCCGAGAACAGCGTGCAGAGCGCGGGCCCCGGCGACTCGGCCGTCTCCGCGAACTCCCTTGCGGACTGGGACGCTTCGGCGGCCAACGTCCTGAAGGACCTGGGCCGCGCCCAGAGCGCGGCCGGCACCGCGGCCGCCGCCGCCGTCAACCCCTTCGGCCTGGCCACGCTCGGCGGCTCCGGAATCGCGGTGGTCCTGGGCCTGGTCGGCGTACTGCTGTCGCTGCTGGTCTCCGTGCGGGTCGGCCGCGGCCTCATCGTCGAACTCCTCGACCTGCGCAACTCGGCCCTGGACGTGGCCGGCCGCCGGCTGCCCCAGGCCATGCGCCGCCTGCACGCGGGCCAGGGCGTCGACATCGACGCCGAAGCCCCCGTGCGCAGGCTGATCGGCGACGAGCTCGCGCAGGTCGGCACCGCGCTCAACGCCGTGCAGCGCGCGGCGCTCAAGGCCGCCTCGCAGCGCGCCGAACTGCTCAGCGGCATCTCGGGTGTGTACGTCAGCATCGCGCGCCGCAGCCAGGTGCTGCTGCACCGTCAGCTCGACCTGCTCGACACCATGGAGCGCCGCAACCACGACCCGGTCGAGCTGGAGGACCTGTACCGCCTGGACTACCTCACCACGCGCATGCGGCG is part of the Streptomyces sp. NBC_01262 genome and harbors:
- a CDS encoding sensor histidine kinase, whose translation is MRGTRNADRLRPRSVRAKIVSLLMLPIVSLMALWGFAAVNTASNIGDLQRLKEVNSQLLTPLDAFTTALQAERAAAVRGEGKKLTVAQKATDAAATALQDGINSSSADAGLLDSSLPGRISRLDKDISALATLRTDTTFDTRYADYTAVIEHGFAVTGALTGLQDTEVTSEARVVLELSRAREAIAREDAVLGAARAEGTLTKKQYGVFVGAVATQRLLLQPAIADLHAADRTTYDAIVSGADFKNLRSAENSVQSAGPGDSAVSANSLADWDASAANVLKDLGRAQSAAGTAAAAAVNPFGLATLGGSGIAVVLGLVGVLLSLLVSVRVGRGLIVELLDLRNSALDVAGRRLPQAMRRLHAGQGVDIDAEAPVRRLIGDELAQVGTALNAVQRAALKAASQRAELLSGISGVYVSIARRSQVLLHRQLDLLDTMERRNHDPVELEDLYRLDYLTTRMRRHSESLLILSGIPAGRGWRDPILLVDVLRAAVAEIEDINRVQVREVPPVSLAGPAVADVIHLLAELVENASSFSPPSTKVEVRAQVGHDGLLLEIEDCGFGMKDDALAAANSKLQSQRVDLLDTKQLGLFVVNRLAQRQDIHVELRHSPAGGVTVVVLLPAALLREQPAPVRVAAGYDRGLAPAAALIPNQRHS